In Deltaproteobacteria bacterium, the sequence CAACTATCATTTTATAAGCTATGATTGAATCCACGAAAACAGAAACCCTGGAAGTGGTGGACGAAAACAATCAGGTCATCGGTACGGCCAGTCGCTGGGAAATCCATCAGAAGGCCTTGCGGCACCGCTCCGTTCACATCTTCATCTTCAATTCCAGAGGGGACCTCTATCTCCAGAAACGCTCCCCTGATAAAGATCAATACCCGGAGCACTGGGACTCTTCGGCGGCCGGACATACCGATCCCGGAGAATCGCCTTTGGAAACGGCCCAGCGGGAATTGATGGAAGAACTGGGGCTTCAGGTAAAGTTGACCGAAGTGCTTCAATACCCGGCCTGCCCGGAAACCGGCTGGGAATTCGCCACCCTCTTTAAGGGCCGGACCGATGATCCCATCCATCTCAATCTGGAGGAGGCCACAACCGGTGATTATTTTTCCCCCGATCAACTATCTCAATTCCTTAACGATCCCCTCCAAAAAATCGCTCCGGGTTTCCGGCTCTTGTATTCCCTTTATCATGGAAAATATTCTGAATAATCCGGCCCGTAGGGCCTACGCCCCGGAGGGAATGCCTCCAGGATTTCAGCAGATTAATATAGTCGGAAGTGATCTTGCCTTTAGAGAGAAGTAAAGTATTTTCATTATGCCGCCGAAAACAAGATTTTCTCAGAATGATATTATCGATGCAGCCTTTGAGGTTGTCCGTTCACAGGGAATGGATGCTCTCTCCGCTCGCAATATCGCCAGGCAGTTAAATTCTTCCACTCAGCCGATTTATTCTTATCTGAAATCAATGAAGGATTTGCAGGAAATAATTACGGAAAAGGCTTTTAATTTACTGATCTCTTATGAAACACAAAAACACACCGGCCATGTCGGCATCGACCGCAGTATCGGCAATGTCCTTTTCGCGAAAAAGGAAATTCGTCTCTGGCGTTTTTTACATGATACACGCAATCATTCCCTGGTTTCCCCATACTTTAAAAAAAGATTTGCCAGTATAGTTGGTGAAATTAAATCTACCGGTGCAAATCTTTCTCACGAAGATAATGAAAAATTTTTTTATATAGTCTGGTTCTTTCTTTACGGATTGTGCAGTATGGTTAACAATGCCTGTTCGGAAGGCGCAAAAGAAACAAAACCCATTTTTCAGGATGACGAAAGTATTTGTAAGCTTGTTATAGAGGGCATTCAATCAATCTGGATTGGTTTTAAACAAACTCACGAAATAAAACCGCCAACCTAACCAACTTATGCGTGCTTTTGGACTTGGAGGTTCACAACCACCGCCTTGTCGGATAGTTCGATTTACTAAAATTATTATATTTTTTGTCGCCATCTAATATTATTTCTTGACATTATATTATTTATGTTATATAACTACTGTTATAATTTAATTTTATTAATGAATTAATGAGGAAATAAATGCAAATAAAAACATTTTGCTTAGCTGTATTCACGCTAATGATATTTGGATTAATTTCCAGCGGGGAACAAATAATGAGCTGTTATGCGAATGAAACAGCACTTTCTTATGCAGACGTCTTATATCCGTATGCCGTAAAACATTTAACCATCAATGGTCAGAAGATGGCCTATTTTGATGAAGGCGCCGGAGCTGCTGTAATTTTTCTTCACGGCGTTTCCACTGATTTAAATAATTTTCTTATGCTGTATCCGAAATTTATCCAAAAAGGATTCCGAGTGCTTGGGCTGGACATGATCGGATATGGTAAGAGTGATAAACCAATCGTACAGTATTCTGTTGACTTTCACGCAACTACAGTAATTGAATTCATTAATAAACTCAAGCTAAAGAACGTGGCTTTAATTGGTCATAATAGCGGAGCAACGATTGCACTGAAGATTGCCCTTCAGGAACCTGCTTTGGTGCATTCTCTCATTTTATTATCTCCACTGGGCTTAACTTCTATCCCGGCAAGCTGGTTGGAACAATATAAACAGCATTATGATAGCGCTATGGGCATTACTTATACTGATCAAGCCCGCTTCAATTCCTATTTTCATTCGCTTGTTTACAAATGGAATCCATTTGCCGAAGAATTCCTCAAACAACGTTTGCGGCTGATACAGCATCCAGACTGGAAATTAACCATGAAAGCTGTCAAAGAAACAACATTCTCAGCGCTTGATGATACTGATAGCATTTTAAATAATATTAATACCATCAAAAAACCTGTACTTGTTTTCCTTGGACAAAACGATACTAACATTGATCCGGAAAATATTAAAAGCACGATTAGCGATCAAAATAAAAGTTGGCACATTATAATATTGAAGGAATGCGGCATGTTGGTTCACTTTGAACAGCCCCAAAGAGTTTTGGATGAGTCATTTGCCTTTTTGAAGAATGCGTTTAATTAGTGTTTGAATGAAGACACAATAACCTATTGACAGTTCGAGTTAAAACGTATTTATGAACCTGAAGATATTTGTTTTTTAGTTGGAAAACAATTGGGTGTGTGTTAAGATACCCTGCTTTCTTATAATACCTAATCGGCCAATCATTTTTATGGCCCGAACCGATGCCCCTATCCATCTCAACCTGGAAGAAGCCACTACCGGCGTTTTTTTCACTCCCGACCAATTAGCCAAGTTGCTGGCCGACCCTTTGCAAAAAATCGCTCCGGGTTTCCGGCTCTTGTATTCCCTCTATCATGGCAACTATTCTGAATAACCCGGCTTCCCAAAAAAATTCACTTGAAATATTAAATGGTTTTGGTATTTTAATCTAATTGCCTGATAAATTTCGCTCTTCTCACTAAAGAGCGGGGGAAAGCGGTGCAGCAAAAGATGCTTATAGGGCTCGAAAACTCGACCCAAATCATCTTAGGTGGATCACCTGAGGAGACTTTATGACAATTCAAGAACAAATTGATCTGGTTATTAAGGCAATTATTGCAGGTTACGCACCGGAGAAAATTATTCTTTTTAGGAATTTGAAATGTTAAAAGACGTGATCGGAACGGTCGTCTATTCAGCCAACAAATACGGGCAGGTTCTTTATGGATAAAACTGAGCTTATTGAACATCTCGTAAAGCAATGGATTAAAATAGCCGAAAGAGATTTGCTTACTGCCAAACAAGGATTGGAAGAGGTTCTTGATAGAGAGCCTGCGGTTACCGGGGAATATCTACCTTCCTCTATCTGAAAGAAGTGAGGCAATGGCAAAAATAGGCATTCGGAGGTAAAAATGAATACGGCAAAAGAAGAAATTCGAAAGATGTTGGAATATCTTCCAGATGACGTGTCTTTTGAAGATATTCAATATCATATCTATGTACGGGAAAAAATCTCACGTGGGCTGAAGGATATTGAGGAAGGCAACATTTTAAGTCAGGAAGAGGTCGAAGAAAGAATGGCCAAATGGCTCGCAAGGTGATTTGGACTGCAACTGCCTGGTGTGATCTTGAGGCAGTTGCCGAATATATCGATAAAGATTCTACTTATTATGCAGCAACGATTGTTCGTCAGGCCCGTGACGCTGCTAAGTCATTAGCTCATTTATCAGAACGAGGGCGTGTAGTCCCCGAATTTAACGATTCAAACATTCGGGAGCTTTTTCTTGGTAATTATCGTCTTATTTATCAGTTAAAGGAATCATTCAATGGCTCTACGTATTGCCCTGGCCCAAATCAACGCCACCGTGGGGGATTTATCCGGCAACCGCAAGAAAATCCTGGAAGGGCTGGAAAAAGCCCGCGAAATGGGGGCCGGTCTGGTGGCCTTTCCGGAACTGGCCATTACCGGTTATCCGCCGGAAGACCTGTTGCTTAAACCGGACTTCGTGGAATCGGCCCAGGAGATGTTAATTCAGATGGCCCCGGCCACCAAAGGCTTGATAGCCATAATCGGCGGGCTGTGGGTCGAAGATGATCTCTACAACGGGGCGGCCGTCTTTTCCGACGGACAATTGATCACCGTCTACACAAAGCATTTTCTGCCCAATTACGGGGTCTTTGATGAAAACCGCTATTTTCAGGTGGGTCAAAAAAACCCGGTCTTTCGGTTTCAGGAGGGCCTTTTCGGGGTCAGCATCTGTGAAGACATCTGGTATCCCACTGGCCCCCCCCATTTCCAGGCCGGCATCGGCGGTGCCCAGTTGTTGATCAATATCTCATCTTCCCCGTATTACCTGGGAAAGGGCCGGGACCGGGAGCGTATGCTGGCCACCCGGGCCACGGATGATCTCTCCTTCCTGGCATACTGCAATCTGGTAGGGGGCCAGGATGAATTGATCTTTGACGGGCAAAGCATGATCTTTGACCCCCAGGGGGAACTGATCGCCCGGGCCGGGCAGTTCGTGGAAGACCTCCTGGTGGCTGATTTGGACCTGAAAGAGGCCTTCCGCTGGCGCCTGTTTGACCCCCGCCGGCGCAAACAAGCCCAGGAACCCGGAGCCGAGATTCAGGAAATCAAGATCCCCGAATTCCAAACAAGCCAAAGTGCCACAACCCATCCCCCCCAAAAGGCCTCCCCATTATCCCAGGAGGCCGAAGTGTATCAGGCTCTGGTCTTAGGCACGAAAGATTATTGCCGGAAAAACGGTTTCAGCAAAGTGGTGGTTGGTCTTTCCGGGGGTATCGACAGCACTCTGACGGCTGTTATTGCCGCCGATGCGCTGGGACCGGACCGGGTTTACGGTGTTGCCATGCCCACCCGTTATTCCTCTTCCCACAGCCTGGAAGATGCCGAACTTTTGTCCCGGAATCTGGGGATCCATTTCCATAACATTCCTATCGAACCGGTCTTTCAAGCCTATCTGGAGATCCTCAAACCCCATTTTAAGGACCTGCCCGAAGACCTGACCGAAGAGAACCTCCAGCCCAGGATCCGGGGAACCCTGCTCATGGGCCTGTCCAATAAATTCGGTTGGCTGGTTTTGACCACGGGCAATAAAAGCGAAACCGGGGTGGGCTATTCCACCCTTTACGGGGATACGGCCGGAGGCTTTGCCGTGTTAAAAGACGTCCACAAAACGCTGGTCTATGCCTTAAGCCTTTATCGCAATCAAATCCAGGGAAAGGAAGTGATCCCCCAAAGGGTTTTGGAAAAACCCCCCTCGGCAGAACTGCGGCCCGATCAAAAGGATTCGGATTCCCTGCCGCCCTATGATCTATTGGACCCCATCCTGGGGGCCTATGTGGAAGAGAGCTGTTCCCTGGATGAAATCGTTCAAAGGGGCTTCGAACCGGGAATGGTGGAAAGGGTTATTCGTATGGTGGATCGCAATGAATACAAGCGCCGGCAGAGCCCTCCGGGCATCAAAATTTCCCCCCGGGCCTTTGGCAAGGACTGGCGCCTGCCGATTACCAATCGGTATACAGGAAAGTCCTCCTGATCTGATCTGAATAGATGCGTTTCATCAAGAGTGGGCAGACCCCTTTACCAAAGTCGGGCCATGGATGAAATCACCATGCGCGAGATGGAGGCGCTCTGACGACGCTCACCTATAAGTTCGAGGCCTTACTTTCGATAGGCCCGGCTGGTCTTGTGACCAATCGGAGTAAAAGTTATGCTCCACCAAAAATCCTTGCCCATTGATCCTATCCTTCCCGGGTTGAAGGAAGCCATCCGTTCCTATTCAGCCGTGGTTCTCCAGGCACCGCCCGGATCCGGAAAAACGACCCGGGTCCCGCCGGCCCTTCTTGAAATCTTCCCCCCGGAAAAAGGCCGGATTGTCATGCTCGAACCTCGCCGGTTGGCTGCCGTTTCGGCTGCGCGCTGGATGGCCCGGGGACTCGGCGAAAAAATCGGCCAGACCCTGGGCTATTCGATCCGGTTTGACAACCGCCTGACGGACAAAACCCGCATCGAGGTGGTCACCGAGGGCATCCTCATCCGGCGCATAGCCTCAGACCCCACCCTCGAGAGCGTGGCTATGGTCATCTTCGATGAATTCCATGAAAGAAGCCTTCAAGCCGACCTGGCCCTGGCCCTGTGCCTCGATGTCCGGAAAAGCCTTAGACAAGATCTCAAAATCCTGGTGATGTCGGCCACCATGAACTGCGGCCCCATAGCCGATCTTCTGGGGAGTGCGCCCATCATCTCCGCTGGGGGCCAGACCTTTCCTGTTGAAGAACGATATTGCCCCCAAAACGGCGACAGACCCCTGGATGAAAGGGTTACCGAGGCCGTGGCCGAGGCTGTCCGGGAAACCGGGGGAGACCTACTCGTTTTTCTCCCCGGCGCTGGAGAGATATTGAGGACCGCTGATTCGCTGAATAAGCTGCCCGGGGGAAGAAAGGGAGAATTTGCCATTCATCCCCTTTACGGGGACCTGCCTTTTGAGGAACAGGAAAGGGCTATTCTTCCTTCCCAAAAACGTAAGGTGGTCCTGGCAACGAACATCGCTGAAACAAGCCTGACCATCGAAGGGGTTAGTGTGGTCATCGACAGCGGACTGGCCCGGAGACTTCAGTATGACCCCAGGACAGGAATGAACCGCCTCCTCACCGTCACGATCTCCCGTGCATCGGCAGAACAACGCAAAGGGCGGGCAGGCCGCCTGGGTCCCGGCGTTTGTTATCGCCTTTACAGTCGCCATGTCCTTCAGTCCATGCTGCCCTATAGCCCACCGGAGATACTCTCTGTGGACCTGGCTTCCCTTGTCCTTGAACTGGCAGCCTGGGGGGTCAAAGACCCGGGGACTCTGTCCTGGCTCGATCCGCCACCGAACCCGGCCAGGGAAGAGGCCATGAGGCTCCTTACGGACCTGGGCGCTCTGGACTCCGAGGGGACCCTGACCAAAATCGGCAGGGATATGGCCCATCTGCCCCTTCATCCCCGCCTCAGCCGCTTGCTGGCAAAATCTTCCGAACTCGGCTGCCCCCGGCTGGGCGCCGATCTGGCCGCTCTCCTCTCGGAACGGGATATCCTTCGTCCGGGGGCCTCCGCCGGGAGAGAATCGAGAAAAGGGACGGACATCGGCGGGCGACTCGACATGCTTCGGGAATGGCGGAAAAACAAAATAGTCCCTCCGGGCGGTGATCCATGGGCCTTGCGGGCCGTTGATCGGGTTTCGCAAGAGCTCATGAAAACCCTGAAGCCTAAATCCAAAACGGTTGCAGAAAAAGAGCCGACGATGATCCCCCGGTTGCTGATAAACACCTACCCCGATCGAATCGCCAAGAAAAGAGAAGAAGGCGCCGGGCGGTTTCTCCTGACCCGGGGGCCGGGTGTGCGGGTCACCGAAAGAGATCCCCTGGCCGGGAGTCCTTTTATCATCGCTGCCCATGTGGATGCCGGCCAAAGGTCCGAGGGCCGGGTGCATCTGGCCGAACCGATTACCGAGGCCATTATTCGACAGGAAATGGGGGCTCGGATTGAATGGCTGCGGCGGGTGGTCTGGGATAAAAAGGAGGGACGGATCATCTCGGCCCTGGAGGAACGGCTGGGCTCGCTTATGCTTTCCATGAAACCCTTAAATCCTTCGGATGAAGAAACGGCCCTTATTCTCTGTGCAGCCATACGATCCGCTGACCTTTCAATTCCCTTCACCCAGGAAGCCAGGCAACTCCAAGGCCGGGTCAGTCTGATGCGCCGGACCTTCCCCGAAGAGCACTGGCCGGACCTGTCCGACGAGAATCTACTTTCCAACCCTGAAGAATGGTTATTGCCCTTCCTTTCAGGCATCCGCACCCGTGATCAACTTGCCGGACGGGATACCCTCCCTCCCATGCTTTCCCGGCTATCCCGGGAACAGAAGCGCCTTCTTGAGAAGCGCGCCCCGGCCTCCCTGGTTGTTCCGAGCGGCCATCATATCCCCCTGGATTATGCTTCGGGCCAAGTCCCGATTCTCGCCGTAAAATTACAGGAGATGTTCGGACAGGCCGATACGCCGACGGTGGCCGAGGGGCGTGTGAAGGTCCTCATCCACCTTCTGTCGCCGGCCCGCCGGCCCGTCCAGGTCACCCAGGACTTGAGGGGCTTCTGGAATAAGGGCTATGTCCAGGTCAAGAAAGAGTTGAAAGGACGTTATCCCAAACACCCCTGGCCCGATGACCCCTGGAGCGCCGTCCCGAGCAGGCAGACAACCGGCCGCAGAAGCTAATCTTGCTTTACCATTTCCGTATTAGGGAGAAACCCTATGAGCCATCAACAGGATTTTCAGGACTAAAAAAGACTGAGCGCCGTATGCGGGCTGTTTTGCCCCGCTTGCACGATATTTATCGGTACCACCGAAGACCCTCAAAGACTTGAAGCGATTGCCGAACGTTTTGGACAACCGGTAGAAGCCTGGAAATGCGAAGGGTGTCGTTCGGGAAAACGAAGTTATTACTGCGAAAACCTTTGTCAAATGGGGACTTGCGCGGCTAAAAAAGGCCTTGAGTTTTATTGAAGCCTATCGATCCAAACCGAAATGATGGAGGCTTGAAATGCCCCTTCCCCGGAAATGGTGGAATACGCCGCTAAGGAGCGAAACGACATTTCGTTCCGAGGTATGGGGATATAGGAGATTTTTTTGATGATCGACGATCTACTTCGAGTCCATCATTATCGACCACAGCATTTTTTATACTTATTCCCACTCCCACAGGGGCAGAGCGCATTGCGTCCAATTTTGATTTCGGCTGTCTTTGGTTTTGGTGGATTCAACAATCTTTCTAAATTGGTAATATCCTCTGGTTCATCGGGTTCCAATTTAATTAAATATTTCCAGTCGTGTTCTTCAAAAATGGATACTATTTCTTGCATTCTTTCTTCTGTTTGGACTTGAACAACAGCGGGATTCTTTTCCGAACCTAATTTGGCGGTCCTTTTAACAGCAAAACTATTTGTCCTCTTTTCCCCGGCAAAAGTTTTTGCTTTTTTTGCATTATCAACAAATATTTTTCCCATCTTTTCCTTTAAGAAGAACGGTAGGTTTCGTTTGCTTCACCCCACCCCACATAACTGGTTCCATCCTGAAACTGTAATTTCCCAGATGGAGTTGCATCCGGAACTCCTGGATCTCCGGATGAAAACTTATTAACATCAGCCGGCAGGAGAACCCATGGAGGCCGCCTCCAAAGCCTGGTCGGCCTCTCTGCCATTCTGAAATTCCGCCTGTCAAGGTTTTCTTTTGGGTTGCTTGTCCTGATTTCTTTTTGCCTTTTGATCCTGTTTGCTTGTTTTCTGTTTCTGACCCTTATCCTTATCCTTCTTGCCTTTGTCTCCCATGGCCTACCTCCTTGTCGTGTTGTTCTTCATTAAGAATTTGCTGTTTGATTATAAGATTATAAAACAAGAAAAAGATAGAAGCAAGGAGTAAAAAACAGGCTGAAGGCAAGGGGATGGGATCGTTGACCAGGGAAAGGGTTTCGAGAAAAATCCCACGTTTTTGATTCCCTGAAAGATTATTTTTCTCTCTTTTTTAGGCTTATGATATACTACGCCGTACGCTAAGCTTCCAGGCCGGAGGGGACAGCTGACTTTGTCAGGAAAAGGGGACGGCTGATTGACGAAATGCTGATCGCTGCCGGCTTTTCACTCCATTAAGGGTGACATATGACTGAATACAAAGTAGATATTGATCAATTACGGGTTGGCGTCTTTATCAGACTGGATATGAAATGGTTTTCTCATCCCTTTCTGGTCAATAGTTTTAAGATCACTAATCCCTCGATGATCGAAACCCTGCGCGAGATAGGGCTGAAAAGCGTTGTCTGCTTGCCCGAAAAGAGCGATGTCCTCCCCTATCCTCCCAAGAAAGAGATCGTAACCGTTCCTCCTGCCGGCGATTCGGAGCCGTTGAGTAACGAGATGAAAAAATTATGGGAGGAAAAAAGAGAAAGGATCGAACAGTTAAAGAAGCGCCGCGAAAACATGGCCCAATGCGAAAGGCGGTTTGAATCCGGGGTGGGGATGGTAAAAAATGTGATGAGAAATATCCATACCGGCTCTCCGAAGTCTATTGAAGAGGCCGATGTGTTGATGCGCGATCTGATCGAATCCTTGATGGTTGATAAAGAGTCCTCTGTTCAACTGATGAATACCGAACTGGGAAGTCAGAATGTTTTTTACCACTCCCTGAATGTCTCGGTACTTTCCATGATCCTGGGGAGAGAGTACGGACTGGATCCCGGGCAACTGAGAATCCTGGGACTGGGTGCACTCTTTCATGATATCGGCAAAAACCGGGTGCCCAAGAATATTCTCACCAAAACCGATCCGCTGACCCCGGCGGAAACCAGTTTCCTGCAACTTCATCCCAAGTACGGGGAGGAAATCGTCTCCCAAACGCCCTCTTTTCCGAAAGAGTCGGCTGATATTGTCCTTCATCATCATGAAAGATGGGACGGGAAAGGATACACCGACAAACTGACCGGAAACAAAATATCCGTTTTGACCAGGATAGCCTCGATCGCCAATATCTATGATAATTACTGCAACCGCTTGGATCCGAGGGATTCTCTAACGCCTTATGAGGCCCTTTCCCGGATGTTCGCCAAGGAGAGGGATGCCTTTGATGAAAACCTTTTGGCCCTCTTTATCCAATGTCTCGGAATTTACCCTCCGGGCACGATTGTCAAGCTTTCCAATGGTCTTGTGGGTATTGTAATCACCGTGACGCGACATAATCCCTTGAGGCCCAGTATCGTGGTCTACGATCCCTTAATTCCCAAGGACGAGGCCCTTATCTATGATCTGCGGGATGACCCCAACCTATCTATCGAGCGCAGTATTCGGCCCCTGCATCTTGACCCGGAGATTTTCGAATATTTGAGTCCCCGGACCCGCATTACCTATTATATTGCGGACTCCGAATCCGTTGCCCCAACGGCCAAGACCGGACAGGTCCCCGGCCCGAAATAATCCCGGGAGGCCCATCCTTTTTATGCCCTCAAAGGCCCTTTAATAAACCCAAAAAAAATAAAGAAGCCTGTTGATCTCGGCGGATCGACGTGATAGGGTTTTTTTCTGAATCAGGCTGTCCGCCGCAATACGGCAATGGTCAGGCCGGACCTATTAAGAAAGGAGTTTTTGTCTATGGGAGGACCCGTTAACTGGGAAAAATTGATCAGAAGAATGGAGCAGTTGTTGCGGCTGAAGTCCTTTCCGGTGGCCTTCAAGATGTTAGAGAAAAAGGAGGCCCTGGGCCAAATCCCTTTTTTACGGCGTCCCCAGGGCAAGAGAACCCTGTGCCAACTGATTAATCTGGTCAGGAATTTTGACTGGACCGTGGGGGCCGATCTGGACGATTTTCTTTCTCCCATGTGCCCTTCTATCATAGGCCTGACCGACACGCCCGGGGTCTATAAAGACGGCACCTTCCGCAGTATCGTCTGGGTGAAGACCAAGGCGGACGGGAAAAAGTATGAAGCCGCCATCCCCCGGCTCCCTTTGGGCCAATACCAGGCCGTGGCCATGGCCCCTCTGGTTTACAACCCCTTTGAGCCGGATATCGTCCTGATCTATGCCAACCCGGCTCAAATGATTCTCCTGATCAATGCCCTTCAGTTTGAGGATTATACGGTCATGCAGTTTTACTGCGTCGGAGAATCCTCCTGCTCGGACGCCATTGCCCGTTGCTATTTGAACGGAAAACCCTCGCTGACCATCCCCTGTTACGGAGAGCGGCGTTACGGCCACGCCCAGGACGAGGACCTGGTCATGGCCCTGCCGGCCGGGATGATGGAAAAGGCCTTAAGGGGCCTGGAAGCCCTTTA encodes:
- a CDS encoding NAD+ synthase — translated: MALRIALAQINATVGDLSGNRKKILEGLEKAREMGAGLVAFPELAITGYPPEDLLLKPDFVESAQEMLIQMAPATKGLIAIIGGLWVEDDLYNGAAVFSDGQLITVYTKHFLPNYGVFDENRYFQVGQKNPVFRFQEGLFGVSICEDIWYPTGPPHFQAGIGGAQLLINISSSPYYLGKGRDRERMLATRATDDLSFLAYCNLVGGQDELIFDGQSMIFDPQGELIARAGQFVEDLLVADLDLKEAFRWRLFDPRRRKQAQEPGAEIQEIKIPEFQTSQSATTHPPQKASPLSQEAEVYQALVLGTKDYCRKNGFSKVVVGLSGGIDSTLTAVIAADALGPDRVYGVAMPTRYSSSHSLEDAELLSRNLGIHFHNIPIEPVFQAYLEILKPHFKDLPEDLTEENLQPRIRGTLLMGLSNKFGWLVLTTGNKSETGVGYSTLYGDTAGGFAVLKDVHKTLVYALSLYRNQIQGKEVIPQRVLEKPPSAELRPDQKDSDSLPPYDLLDPILGAYVEESCSLDEIVQRGFEPGMVERVIRMVDRNEYKRRQSPPGIKISPRAFGKDWRLPITNRYTGKSS
- a CDS encoding alpha/beta hydrolase is translated as MQIKTFCLAVFTLMIFGLISSGEQIMSCYANETALSYADVLYPYAVKHLTINGQKMAYFDEGAGAAVIFLHGVSTDLNNFLMLYPKFIQKGFRVLGLDMIGYGKSDKPIVQYSVDFHATTVIEFINKLKLKNVALIGHNSGATIALKIALQEPALVHSLILLSPLGLTSIPASWLEQYKQHYDSAMGITYTDQARFNSYFHSLVYKWNPFAEEFLKQRLRLIQHPDWKLTMKAVKETTFSALDDTDSILNNINTIKKPVLVFLGQNDTNIDPENIKSTISDQNKSWHIIILKECGMLVHFEQPQRVLDESFAFLKNAFN
- a CDS encoding TetR/AcrR family transcriptional regulator, encoding MPPKTRFSQNDIIDAAFEVVRSQGMDALSARNIARQLNSSTQPIYSYLKSMKDLQEIITEKAFNLLISYETQKHTGHVGIDRSIGNVLFAKKEIRLWRFLHDTRNHSLVSPYFKKRFASIVGEIKSTGANLSHEDNEKFFYIVWFFLYGLCSMVNNACSEGAKETKPIFQDDESICKLVIEGIQSIWIGFKQTHEIKPPT
- a CDS encoding SEC-C domain-containing protein, which produces MGKIFVDNAKKAKTFAGEKRTNSFAVKRTAKLGSEKNPAVVQVQTEERMQEIVSIFEEHDWKYLIKLEPDEPEDITNLERLLNPPKPKTAEIKIGRNALCPCGSGNKYKKCCGR
- a CDS encoding DUF3795 domain-containing protein; translation: MSAVCGLFCPACTIFIGTTEDPQRLEAIAERFGQPVEAWKCEGCRSGKRSYYCENLCQMGTCAAKKGLEFY
- a CDS encoding HD-GYP domain-containing protein, whose translation is MTEYKVDIDQLRVGVFIRLDMKWFSHPFLVNSFKITNPSMIETLREIGLKSVVCLPEKSDVLPYPPKKEIVTVPPAGDSEPLSNEMKKLWEEKRERIEQLKKRRENMAQCERRFESGVGMVKNVMRNIHTGSPKSIEEADVLMRDLIESLMVDKESSVQLMNTELGSQNVFYHSLNVSVLSMILGREYGLDPGQLRILGLGALFHDIGKNRVPKNILTKTDPLTPAETSFLQLHPKYGEEIVSQTPSFPKESADIVLHHHERWDGKGYTDKLTGNKISVLTRIASIANIYDNYCNRLDPRDSLTPYEALSRMFAKERDAFDENLLALFIQCLGIYPPGTIVKLSNGLVGIVITVTRHNPLRPSIVVYDPLIPKDEALIYDLRDDPNLSIERSIRPLHLDPEIFEYLSPRTRITYYIADSESVAPTAKTGQVPGPK
- a CDS encoding NUDIX domain-containing protein, with translation MIESTKTETLEVVDENNQVIGTASRWEIHQKALRHRSVHIFIFNSRGDLYLQKRSPDKDQYPEHWDSSAAGHTDPGESPLETAQRELMEELGLQVKLTEVLQYPACPETGWEFATLFKGRTDDPIHLNLEEATTGDYFSPDQLSQFLNDPLQKIAPGFRLLYSLYHGKYSE
- the hrpB gene encoding ATP-dependent helicase HrpB — protein: MLHQKSLPIDPILPGLKEAIRSYSAVVLQAPPGSGKTTRVPPALLEIFPPEKGRIVMLEPRRLAAVSAARWMARGLGEKIGQTLGYSIRFDNRLTDKTRIEVVTEGILIRRIASDPTLESVAMVIFDEFHERSLQADLALALCLDVRKSLRQDLKILVMSATMNCGPIADLLGSAPIISAGGQTFPVEERYCPQNGDRPLDERVTEAVAEAVRETGGDLLVFLPGAGEILRTADSLNKLPGGRKGEFAIHPLYGDLPFEEQERAILPSQKRKVVLATNIAETSLTIEGVSVVIDSGLARRLQYDPRTGMNRLLTVTISRASAEQRKGRAGRLGPGVCYRLYSRHVLQSMLPYSPPEILSVDLASLVLELAAWGVKDPGTLSWLDPPPNPAREEAMRLLTDLGALDSEGTLTKIGRDMAHLPLHPRLSRLLAKSSELGCPRLGADLAALLSERDILRPGASAGRESRKGTDIGGRLDMLREWRKNKIVPPGGDPWALRAVDRVSQELMKTLKPKSKTVAEKEPTMIPRLLINTYPDRIAKKREEGAGRFLLTRGPGVRVTERDPLAGSPFIIAAHVDAGQRSEGRVHLAEPITEAIIRQEMGARIEWLRRVVWDKKEGRIISALEERLGSLMLSMKPLNPSDEETALILCAAIRSADLSIPFTQEARQLQGRVSLMRRTFPEEHWPDLSDENLLSNPEEWLLPFLSGIRTRDQLAGRDTLPPMLSRLSREQKRLLEKRAPASLVVPSGHHIPLDYASGQVPILAVKLQEMFGQADTPTVAEGRVKVLIHLLSPARRPVQVTQDLRGFWNKGYVQVKKELKGRYPKHPWPDDPWSAVPSRQTTGRRS